One window from the genome of Andrena cerasifolii isolate SP2316 chromosome 3, iyAndCera1_principal, whole genome shotgun sequence encodes:
- the LOC143367545 gene encoding ATPase family AAA domain-containing protein 2B-like isoform X2 — protein sequence MKIMSDDDAALDSMDTEEDIFSGRTRSLSSNARRVKSLRTLRSHSNTTRHISMNNLSVRRSTRNRMQTYDNLNTSWILGTQTLKGYPMFQQHGSSSDKEMGDEVPERKRDLRERMPLRSRENHPPNKNSSRHIRERAEHDRQNSRELRGRSDRDLREKTEQEKDIRDLKDRQERERTEREHKDKVETRSKTTEEKDVRTRKSDSPCRLREGPVTRLGGNVVEKDEKPKVERVEGDEGSSQESEKAENNDNSENEDGYEDMYTRIKRTRRTAQRQLPRVVDSDLSESSDSPGPRKYSLRQKKPTVDRFQANVEPVQRSIKAFRSVLSNSMRRRKHRSKSTSSSDSSDSEPQRYDKKKSKKARQSVIPQGGPPDRKADINPITLDTNIRFNDVGGLESHIHCLKEMVVFPMMYPDVFERFHITPPKGVLFHGPPGTGKTLIARALANECSRGTRKMAFFMRKGADCLSKWVGESERQLRLLFEQAQQMKPSIIFFDEIDGLAPVRSTKQDQIHASIVSTLLALMDGLSDRGEVIVIGATNRIDAIDPALRRPGRFDRELFFPLPAMKERLEILKIHVSKWKNAPADQLLEVLAEKATGYCGSDLRALCTEAVLQGLRRTYPQIYTTNNRLLLDPERVEVKKRDFLQASSILVPSSQRVSPCSRRKLQPFIEPLLGPPLEVLLGSIKGIFPQGVNPAMAKIKITKGIHRPRLLISGGNLSEGQGPHLAQALLYHMEHLPVQTLDVSTLFAESGRSPEETCVQVFNEAARNVPSIIYIRSIDQWWPLVPETVKAVFLCRIAALDPSLPILIVATSDTTYQDLPSQLRSLFSELRGEVYCMETPTAEQRSTFFRPIFMIQSVKPPKIKACKVEVLEELPLAPNPMPKKLSDEEKKLLYEKEEVSLRELRIFLREICAKLARNRQFFMFTKPVDTEEVPDYNMIIKQPMDLETMMTKIDMHCYLCARDFLDDIDLICKNALEYNPDSLRDRPSLGILKRDPADKLIRHRACSLRDNAYALIKAELDSDFEDKCREISKSRRVVDTVCKNEAESKTHSKPDLPVSATERADKKDTGSHSHSLVVNGRRYGNSRKRRIPAWARGYVKKVHKKKKIAFDESVTTPDSKVCLASETTSIDLEKFQEFETEANSVLNGHVALFDNSDSENDSQNENSKDAQGAQSNNVADQRIEELENMEISYTEEDKNPENSGSNSSSRRESMDELSFAIESDSSPARFEENEKLAVDKNELESAWQHTVNVTKDFPVEVLCDIYVQLSRCVGKYAQSYDRKSLPKDLLKEVKRFEEFKTSYEKVHHVANQTDMV from the exons ATGAAG ATAATGTCAGATGATGATGCTGCATTGGACTCGATGGATACCGAAGAAGATATTTTTTCTGGAAGAACCCGTAGTCTGAGCTCCAATGCTAGGCGGGTTAAAAGTCTACGTACTTTACGATCGCATTCGAACACTACTCGCCATATATCTATGAATAATTTAAGCGTACGCCGTAGTACGCGCAATAGAATGCAAACATATGATAATCTTAATACTAGCTGGATTTTAG GAACGCAAACATTGAAAGGTTATCCTATGTTTCAACAACATGGCTCTTCGTCCGATAAAGAAATGGGGGACGAAGTTCCCGAAAGGAAGCGCGATCTGAGAGAGCGCATGCCTCTTAGGTCGCGCGAGAATCATCCTCCCAACAAGAATTCGTCGAGGCACATTAGGGAGAGAGCCGAGCACGATCGGCAAAACAGTAGAGAGCTTAGAGGCAGAAGCGATCGTGACCTTAGGGAGAAAACTGAACAGGAGAAGGATATTAGAGATCTTAAGGATAggcaagaaagagaaagaacagAGAGAGAGCATAAAGATAAAGTAGAAACTAGAAGTAAAACGACCGAGGAAAAGGATGTGAG AACAAGAAAGTCTGATAGCCCGTGTAGACTGAGAGAGGGACCCGTGACAAGGCTCGGTGGAAATGTAGTCGAGAAGGATGAGAAGCCTAAAGTGGAGCGCGTCGAAGGTGACGAAGGTAGCTCTCAGGAGAGCGAGAAAGCAGAAAACAATGATAATTCTGAGAACGAAGAT gGTTACGAAGATATGTATACGCGCATTAAACGAACTAGAAGAACAGCGCAGAGGCAATTACCAAGGG TGGTAGATAGTGATTTAAGCGAATCTTCTGACTCTCCGGGCCCTAGAAAGTACAGTTTACGTCAGAAAAAGCCAACTGTAGATAGATTTCAAGCGAACGTAGAGCCAGTTCAACGATCTATAAAAGCATTTAGGAGTGTTCTTAGTAATTCTATGAGAAGGCGTAAGCATAGAAGCAAAAGTACAAGTTCTAGTGATTCTAGCGATTCGGAACCCCAGCGCTATGATAAGAAGAAAAGCAAGAAAGCAAG GCAATCGGTAATACCTCAAGGTGGACCACCTGATCGTAAAGCAGACATAAATCCAATCACTTTAGATACCAACATTAGGTTCAACGATGTTGGCGGTTTAGAGTCACATATTCACTGCCTTAAAGAAATGGTTGTTTTCCCAATGATGTATCCAGACGTGTTCGAACGTTTTCACATTACTCCACCAAAAGGAGTGCTATTTCACGGCCCACCGG GAACCGGCAAGACGTTAATAGCTAGAGCATTGGCGAACGAATGTAGTCGGGGCACTAGAAAGATGGCGTTCTTTATGAGGAAAGGCGCGGACTGCCTATCCAAATGGGTCGGAGAATCAGAGCGCCAATTACGATTGTTGTTTGAGCAGGCTCAACAAATGAAACCGTCCATAATATTTTTTGATGAGATAGATGGCCTCGCACCTGTTAGAAGTACGAAACAGGATCAAATTCACGCCAGCATTGTGTCTACACTTCTGGCGCTTATGGATGGCCTCAGTGATAGGGGAGAG GTTATAGTTATTGGAGCAACAAATAGAATAGATGCCATCGATCCAGCACTGCGCAGGCCGGGTCGCTTCGATCGGGAATTATTTTTCCCTTTGCCAGCTATGAAGGAAAGATTagagatattgaaaatccaTGTCAGCAAATGGAAAAACGCCCCGGCGGATCAGCTGTTAGAAGTGTTGGCTGAGAAAGCAACTGGATACTGTGGTTCAGACTTGAGGGCTTTGTGCACCGAAGCGGTCTTGCAAGGACTGAGAAGAACGTATCCCCAAATATACACGACCAATAATAGATTACTCTTAGATCCTGAGCGAGTCGAA GTAAAGAAACGAGATTTTTTACAAGCCAGTTCTATACTTGTACCATCATCGCAAAGAGTATCGCCCTGCTCTCGCAGGAAATTACAACCGTTTATAGAACCTCTGCTAGGACCTCCGCTGGAAGTGTTGCTCGGCTCGATAAAAGGGATATTTCCGCAAGGAGTCAACCCGGCTATGGCAAA GATAAAGATTACCAAGGGAATACATCGTCCGAGGCTACTAATTTCTGGAGGGAATTTATCTGAAGGTCAAGGGCCACACTTAGCACAGGCACTACTGTACCATATGGAGCATCTACCGGTTCAAACATTAGACGTTAGCACTCTTTTTGCGGAGAGCGGGCGATCTCCGGAAGAAACTTGTGTACAG GTGTTTAACGAAGCTGCCAGGAATGTGCCGTccataatttatattcgatcgatcgatcaatgGTGGCCGCTTGTACCCGAGACCGTGAAAGCGGTCTTTCTGTGCCGTATCGCAGCGCTTGATCCCTCATTGCCTATTTTAATTGTAGCCACGAGTGACACAACATATCAGGACCTCCCTAGCCAGCTGCGAAGTCTTTTTAGCGAGCTTCGGGGAGAAGTCTACTGTATGGAAACACCAACGGCGGAGCAAAGGTCGACATTCTTCCGACCTATATTCATGATTCAAAGCGTAAAGCCACCGAAAATAAAGGCCTGCAAAGTTGAAGTGTTAGAAGAGCTTCCACTAGCGCCGAACCCTATGCCAAAGAAATTATCAGACGAAGAGAAGAAGCTGTTGTACGAGAAAGAAGAAGTTTCATTAAGAGAATTAAGAATCTTCTTGAGGGAAATTTGCGCGAAACTTGCGAGAAACAGGCA ATTCTTTATGTTCACGAAACCAGTGGACACAGAGGAAGTACCAGACTACAACATGATAATAAAGCAGCCCATGGATTTAGAAACGATGATGACGAAGATCGATATGCACTGTTATCTTTGCGCTCGAGACTTTCTTGACGACATTGATTTGATATGTAAAAATGCATTGGAATATAATCCCGATAG CTTACGCGATAGGCCTTCCCTTGGAATATTGAAGAG AGATCCGGCGGACAAACTGATAAGGCATCGCGCATGCTCGCTTCGCGACAACGCGTACGCGTTAATAAAGGCGGAATTGGACTCTGATTTCGAAGACAAGTGTCGCGAGATCTCGAAGAGCCGCAGAGTTGTCGATACCGTTTGCAAGAACGAAGCAGAAAGTAAGACCCACTCGAAACCAGACCTGCCTGTATCTGCCACCGAGCGAGCGGATAAAAAGGATACCGGAAGTCATAGTCACTCTTTGGTCGTAAATGGAAGGAGATACGGTAACTCTAGAAAGCGCAGAATACCCGCCTGGGCCCGAGGCTACGTGAAGAAAGTccataaaaagaagaagatcgCGTTCGACGAGAGCGTGACTACGCCCGACAGCAAAGTCTGCCTCGCCAGCGAAACTACCAGCATCGATTTAGAAAAGTTCCAAGAATTCGAGACGGAGGCGAACAGCGTTCTGAACGGGCATGTGGCTCTCTTTGACAATTCCGACTCGGAGAATGATTCGCAGAACGAGAACTCGAAGGATGCGCAGGGAGCGCAAAGCAATAACGTCGCCGATCAGCGTATCGAGGAGCTCGAGAATATGGAGATAAGTTACACGGAGGAAGACAAAAATCCGGAAAACAGCGGCTCAAACTCGTCCTCCAGGCGAGAAAGTATGGACGAACTGTCGTTTGCCATTGAAAGTGATTCTAGTCCAGCCAGATTCGAAGAGAACGAGAAGCTCGCGGTGGATAAAAATGAGTTGGAGAGCGCATGGCAACATACTGTTAACGTCACGAAGGACTTCCCTGTCGAAGTATTGTGCGACATTTACGTGCAACTGAGCCGATGCGTAGGAAAATATGCTCAGAGTTACGATAGAAAATCACTGCCAAAG GACTTGCTCAAGGAAGTGAAAAGATTTGAAGAGTTCAAGACATCGTACGAGAAAGTTCATCATGTCGCTAATCAAACCGACATGGTATAA